GCAACCTATCCCAAAGACAGTGTCTGTAGGATAAACGATCACACCTCCGTTGTCAATTATTTTAGCACAATTTTTCAAGTCGTCTAGATTTCTACAATCCATATGATAGACCAACAGTTTGGGGAACTCTCAAATTCAATTTAACCTAAACTATTATTCCTGGACTGTAGAAAATTTAAGTTCAAAATTTATTCTATATAGCAAACAAGATTAAAATAACAAATCGGTATTTAAATGATACAATTATTTTAGAAAAGCATATATAGTATTCTTGTTATATATTGTCAATGCAATCCAATATCGATCTAGTAGAATATGAAAGTGTAACAAGAATTTATAATCATCATAGTCTCCAAAATCTAAAGTCATTGGGTAGTAATAGAGTTCAAGATAACAATATCGGTATTCTTCAATCGGACACTTGCAAAAAGGCAATCACCATTGTTTTTTGGGACATCAGCGGGTTTTCAAAGCTAACAAAGTTGTTTTATTTGATGGATAGGGAAAATATCATATTAGAAATCTTAGATGAATATTATAGAATTGCAAGATCTATAATTGCACGTAACAATGGAGTTTGGGACAAAACTATAGGTGATGGCATCATGTCATGGTTCGGGTTCTTTGAGAAAAATATACCAGAAAGGAATAGTGGGCATGATGATGGAGCATTAGACGCAATAAATGCAGCAATCGAACTGAGAAATATCTTTCAGAACTTTAAGGACAAGGTGAAATCAGCTTGGAACATTAATGGAGTCAACTTAGACTTTAACATAAAATGTGGAATAAATACTGGCCAGGCCCATATTGGCCTTGTCTATGACCAATTTACGGCCATGGGAACAAATGTTAATATCGCTAGCAGGCTCCAGGAATTTGCCAAGGGTGATCAGATAATCATTTCAAACGCTACAATGGAAAAGATTTGTTTGAAAGGTTATAAT
This Candidatus Nitrosocosmicus oleophilus DNA region includes the following protein-coding sequences:
- a CDS encoding adenylate/guanylate cyclase domain-containing protein, producing the protein MQSNIDLVEYESVTRIYNHHSLQNLKSLGSNRVQDNNIGILQSDTCKKAITIVFWDISGFSKLTKLFYLMDRENIILEILDEYYRIARSIIARNNGVWDKTIGDGIMSWFGFFEKNIPERNSGHDDGALDAINAAIELRNIFQNFKDKVKSAWNINGVNLDFNIKCGINTGQAHIGLVYDQFTAMGTNVNIASRLQEFAKGDQIIISNATMEKICLKGYNLRRISVNSDNLIKSFEDIDCCYEIL